GGCTGTTAAGTTTGAGGTTGTTGGTGTGTGCGTTAgtgagggtatgtgtgtgtgtgtgcctgcatgagagagagagagagaaagagagaaagagaaggatagatgtacgcgtgtgtgtgtctaacaaaaaaattctccctctgtgtctcaggTGATTAACTTCTACCTGTCCCTAGTGATGACTCGTAGCAGTAGTGCAGGGCAAGGGCTGAAGGTCTACTCCTTCAGTACTTTCTTCTTCCCCAAACTACATGGAGGGGGGCACACCGCCGTGAAGCGATGGACCAAAGCTGTGGACCTCTTCCAGTATGACATCATCCTGGTTCCGCTGCACCTGGGAATCCACTGGTCACTGGCTGTAAATCTCCCCAGATTGACGGGGCTTCATTCACTTTAGAATAGTGGTCACCAACCTGTCGATCACAGCcgactggtcgatctccaaggcattcctagtcgatcaccaaacatttctgcacttgattcagcagccctagtgcTGGGAAGGTTGTGTTCACATTTTGAACCATTTTATGTGTTTGAAGGTAGATCTCCGCCTACCCGGCAGGCCcatagagcaaatcaagtgcacctataggcaatgttccctctaagctgcgcacTGAAATATCAGCCTgcgcagagaagcacgagattgaacttcactcaactttctagagtttacactatcaacgtttccctttactgtgcaatactagccactttcaatgcaacacaCCGAAACACAATGAACTATGCAAGACTTATTactatgcaaaactaactatgcaagtgattttgttgtaggcagaatgcggcatagtaggattctattgcgtTGACACGCACGACTCAGCCCATACTCTTCACAGACTGGTGCGGCATAACCAATCAGCAATGCAGCAGGCCTAtttgcaaatagaccattgccatacatggatctgtgccatttactttgaactggactgtgtttacagcatgagagGTCGTGAGTAGATCCGCTTGTTTTGAAACAAACGTTTGAAATGTCTGAAGAACATTGGCAGAgcaattcaagcatagccaatatgcagtgatggtgtgttgggcctatagcctactatAGCACAACCCTCATTGCTACATaattgtttttaattggttaatgttgcataggcttaattttttttaagtcatgttaaaaatacaaaaatctgagcggtagatcttggcttgcattttgactcaaagtgatCGTGATTcaaaaaaggttggtgaccactgctttaGAAAGTCCGCTGGTCCTTCTCTGTGGTCTTTGTAGATACCTGTGGACTTTGTTTATTTCCGTTTCCCTCTCTAGGTGATCAACTTTAACTCCAGGACCGTGAGGTCTTATGACTCTATGGGACAGAGACATGATGACATCTGCAGCCTCTTACTGTGAGTCCTCAGTCCCCTTCCAGTAATCATTTGGTTTGACAAAAGTACCTGTAATCTGATGGCCATCTTTTTTGTCATTTCATTCTGTAATCCTGTTACATGTATTTGGTTCGTCCAACCCTGTTCAGGCTGTACCTGAGAGAGGAGCACAAGGCCAGGAAGGACCAGGATCTGGATGAGTGCAAGTGGACAGTGGACAGCTTGAGGGCCAGCGTAAATTACCCTAGACAGAAATACATATCTAATCATCTTTGTTGTTCTTATTTTGTCTTGAATGTATACAGAGTGCATCTAGGGCTGTCAGAAATAGCATCTGTTCTCTAGTGATTTGCTTTTCACCAGGATccctcacgtgtgtgtgtgtgtgtgtgtaggagatcCCTCAGCAGAAGAATGGCAGTGACTGTGGAGTGTTTGCCTGTAAATATGCTGACTACATCGCCCAGGGGTGGCCTCTCACCTTCCGACAGGTACATAGGCCGTCGCAGGCTATCATACTCACTCAGTGTACACTCGTACAATCTCTTTTTcactcacacactgtctctcactctcctcaGTGTCACATGCCCCTGTTCAGGAAACTGATGATCTGGGAGATTCTCAACCAGAGGCTTCTGTAGGACTACACAACTACATAAAAATAAATTACAGCTGCAAAACAACCATTACAACAGAAATGATAACAAACAACGACAACAGACATGACTACTACACAGCCTCCAAACTACAACAGGAAGGACAACTACAGCGAACAGCTAAGCACAAAagcaataaataaaaaataataatacatttaaaaaaggacTTGAAGGACCAAAGCTATGGACCACAGAATGACCTCTTACCCTCTATCAGTGGGTAGAAGTGCAGTCCTTGTAGTGAAGATAGGGTGGGTGTTCTCCGAAGCATAGAGGATACAAAGGAATTGTTTGGAATTGATAGTGTGTTCAGATACAGCCTGAAGTGCCTTGGACTCCAGAGAGCGTCTCTGTCATACTTATAGAAAACACTAAATGGGGAATCAGTTAGACACTTGAAAATCCCTGCTGTCGTAGATGCAAACTTAAATTTAAAACAAGCTTTCTGTGTGAAACCAGAGTGTTTgttaatgttgtgtgtgtgtatatttatatataatgtctatATTAGGTACTTTTATTTTTATGACTAGTAGAAAGTGGAGTGACAACTGAGGCATATGTTATGAGTGTTGTTGAATGTGTTAATTTATGGTTGAATCGTCATTGAGGAGGAGAAggctgcatgtgtgtgtactATATTTATGTAAATAGATATTTTTTGACTGAAACGTTTGTGTGCGTAGCTGCTTTCATTTTGGCTGGACTGGAAGAGAGACCGGTGTGTGAGGTGTGCCATCTCAAGCAGAGCAGGACACCATCTTAATCCCTCACCACCACTAACAGATATGGACAAATAATTTCAATCCTAAATGTGTAACAATAGTTTATTTATTTGATGCGGAAGGCTTTTCTTTTATGGCATGTATATAATTTAATCCAGCAGTAACAGCATCTGTGTAGACGTTTTTGCCATGAACTTTATAACAGTTCTATTGGATTGTATGAGTTTTCGTTAAAGGCATGTAGAGAAGAATTTCTAATGAGTCTGTACTGCTTTAGCTTGGGTCTGCCTCCGAAATTGCTCCCTATGACTCAAAGTGGTGCACGATATAGGGTTCCATTTCCAATAGGCCCTTGGCCATAAAGCTATATGTGCTTTAGCTTACACACCTGTAGTGTTCAGTGTGATGGTAAACCTGTAGCTAACATGTATGGGACGGCAAAAGAAGCTGAGTTGGCTAAAGCGCCTACaaatctaggaccaggctagtacCACTTATGCATGGGTCATTACACTGCGTATTACGTTGCGTGTATTTCTGCTGCTGTTATTCATGTGTGTGCATAGAGCCGTGCTGACAACCTCAGTCATATTTTTGTATATAATAAAGGTCAGAAGGAAAGAAATGGATCAGCTTGTGTTATTGACTAATCACTGTCAAATGTCAATTATGAGTGTGAATGGCATGTAATgctttgggtggggggggggtatactTTGTTTATGGAAGATGTACACAAGAGCTATGTTTCATTATACTCCAAACCTACAGGTGGCAGTATTGTGACTGGGCGTCTAGTCGACCATTTTTCTTTAGTAGGAAGGAGAAGCCCCGCGCATGCGTGACTGCACATAAGGACCATCGAAACACACCGACTTCTACGCTATATTACTTTCAAGAGTTATCCTACctaaagtagtttgaaatgtaaTGTCTTTGCCGTAATCTATGTTTGATATACCTTATAAAAGGCCGTATTTGTGTGATCGCTAGTGCAAGTTCGTTGTTCTTCTGTGGTACTGTAGTTTGTTTGCAATATTTCGCATGTAGCTGGCGGGAAGTGAAAATGTTATCATATATCTCCCTTTACGATATTTTCATCAATTAGCCAATGGAAGGTGTTTTTTAACCAGGGCGTTCCGCACTTAATGTTTTTGAAAATCACGGTCGATTAATGTGAGAAAAGTACTTACACCGGGGCTTTTTCTggatggtagcgtcccactgGAAGGATCCGCTGTGAGTCTGCTTTGTTTCTCAAACCATACATACATTTTATCTGCTCCCCCACAGGAGAATTGTATGTTTAACAATTGCAATGTGAGTTTTATTAATGGGATATCAGTCTTCGATTAACAACCATCAGCTCCTTTTTTGTCCCCTTTGAAGCGCTCTGACATTACCACCACAATGTCTCAGTCAGAGACGTGTTGCATTTGTGGGGTGAGGTTTGTGAGGGGGCCCAAGGGTTACAACAGGAGGAAAGTCACCACGCTGACAAGCCCCAAGACCTTCCAGCTAGTCTTTGACATCACTCCTGATGACTCATCCTTTCTCTGCTGGGTCTGTCTTGGTGTGCTCAGAAGGAAAACCAAGCAGGATGGGAAGCTTTGGacttggtcagatttgccaacaaATGTTGGCAGACCTCGAAAGCCCAGTGCCAAAATACCAAGTTCATCCACAACTTTATCCAATCAAACTCCAATTAGATCCAACCCATCTTCTTTATCCATAGAGGAGTGCATTGCTTCTAAAAAAAACAAACGGAGGCCAGTTCGTCAGTGGGACGGGGAAAAATGGACCACCATGACTTCTCGTTCCCCAGAATCCCATTCAACGACCATCAGACGACCTCAAACTCCCATAGCCCCAACCACGCACTCTTTAACACCATCAAAGCAAGTAAATTCCTCAACATTATCAAGTCACACTTCAAATCAGAACAGTTCCCTGTTCTCCTTTGGAGAGCAGACAACAAAAAGACATCCGAAGGCACCCCAATCTACAACACACTCCACACTCCTGTCTCCCTTCCCCGTTGACGAAGGTATAAGGCCCAAGAAGAAGAAGCTCCCTTTCTCCAAGACTAAGCAGAGCTATGGGTTTGGACCTCATGCCAAGGCCCTGCATTACATGCACAGCCACCAGCACCTGAAGGCCTTCAGGTCCTTGATGAAGACCAAAGCTAGAGAAGCCATGACCCTTTTCCTCGCCGAGGTCATCGCCCAGGAGGTAATTGTTTTAACATAATTCATTTAAAGAGTATTTGTTTATAGGCTACCTGCAGTTTATGGCTCATCAGGTGTGAGTGTGtcgtttgtaagtcgctctggataagagcgtctgctaaatgacttaaatgtaatgtaatgtaatgttgttGACGATAGATGTGTTTGGCAAAGAAATGTACGTGTCCATCTGTCTGATTTACCAGAGTAAGGTATTGATGAACGACCAACGTGGGCCATTGCGTCAGCCGCTGACTGAGGCGAGTGTGAGTGGGTTTTCCTGGGACGCGGTTCTAGCATGGGGGGAAGAAAAGGCCCCCATGACCCTGGCATGTCTTAGGGCCATGTTCCCCAAACCCAACACCATCAGGACACGGGTTATGATGGGAGCAAGGAAAACGAAAcggtgagagaagaagagagaatcaATTAATAATCATTGATTGTAGGCACTTTTCCAGATAATCAAAGCATTTCTATTGTATGGGGGTCACAACAGTTAGCTGGCTTTTCTTAAAATGTTTACATTTAAAATTCTGTTTTATACTTGAACTCAACCCTGGAAAATGAAATAAATGGTTCCACAGGGCTGAATTATGTGACTGCTGTTCATTATTAATGACTTGCTCTCTGTGTGCATGAAGCATAATTTGGTTATAACATGTTTTCCGTTGATATCTTTTGAAGTCCGAGGACAGAAGAGGACGCAGGTGATGTAGTCAGCCAGAGGGCGGGGCTTATCTTGGCCATCGTCCTCTACACCTCCATGCAGAAGTGTAACTTCATCCAGGCCTCTCTGGGGGTCGAGTTCTGGAAACAAGGCTGTCCTCTCAGCGTGTTCAAAGCCCTCAGTGCCCTGGGGGTGTGTCCCAGTGCTGCCTCCACCAGGAGACACGCAGAGAGGCTGACAACTGGCTTTGATCCACCTCAGCAGGACCGgacagagggggtggaggaggagcctGGGGTAAGTTTTACTCCCTCAGGAGAAAAAGTGATCTGTTTGTTTACTTTTGTAtgtctctttgtgtctgtgtATTAAATGAGCTTTGAAAATTTCCCCTTGATTTGTTCTGGTGTGGTTCTAATTCATTTGTGATCCCTGCAGGACTCCTTTTGTAGATCTGAGGATGAGAGTCTGACTCTGAGTTGTTCTGAAGAGTATCCCAGTTCCTCCCCAACCCAGTCTCTGAACTGGTTCTCGGACCAATCCCACTCCAGAGACGGGTAAGAACCATTTCCTGGGGGGAGTAGTTTCTAGTAGTGTGGTTGCGCAAAATTAGCAGTCCGTAGCTACGCTTTTGGTAACCACAAAGTCTGTACATAAAACTACCTCGCACAGAAAGGTGGGATTAACTGGAGGTAATTTTGAGATTCTTATCTATTTATCTATGTGCGCTCAGGTCCTGGTCCGATCAGAGTTCCAGACCTGACTCCAGGTGAGAGTCTTGTGTTTTTGATGTGTTTTTGTTTGATGATGATCCCTCTCTCCTTGTGCCCCCTGACCTTTGCCCTGTCGTGTCCACTGCAGGAGCGACGACCACCAAGGCCCTACTCAGAGGCCTGACTCCCGGGAGTACCAGAATCTGATCAAAGAACATGGTTACCACAAAGTCCAGAAGTAAGTGATCCTCTACAGAGCTGTAGTAATCAAACTGAATTTTGGTTGAGGacctgtgtatatacactgctcaaaaaaataaagggaacacttaaacaacacaatgtaactccaagtcaatcacacttctgtgaaatcaaactgtccacttaggaagcaacactgattgacaataaatttcagcaggccacaaatgtgcatgtgtctgctcaaacggtcagaaacagactccatgagggtggtatgagggcccgacgtccacaggtgggggttgtgcttacagcccaacatcgtgcaggacgtttggcatttgccagagaacaccaagattggcaaattcgacactggcgccctgtgctcttcacagatgaaagcaggttcacactgagcacgtgacagagtctggagacgccgtggagaacgttctgctgcctgcaacatcctccagcatgaccggtttggcgatgggtcagtcatgttgtggggtggcatttctttggggggccgcacagccctccatgtgctcgccagaggtagcctgactgccaataggtaccgagatgagatcctcagaccccttgtgagaccatatgctgacatgcacatttgtggcctgctggaggtcattttgcagggctctggcagtgcacctccttgcacaaaggtggaggtagtggtcctgctgctgtgttgttgccctcctacggcctcctccacatctcctgatgtactggcctgtttcctggtagcgcctccatgctctggacactatgctgacagacacagcaaacctttttgccacagctcacattgatgtgccatcctggatgaactgcactacctgagccacttgtgtgggttgtagactccgtctcatgctaccactagagtgagagcaccgccagcattcaaaagtgaccaaaacatcagccaggaagcataggaactgagaagtggtgtgtggtcaccacctgcagaatcactcctttttggggggtgtcttgctaattgcctataatttccaccttttgtctattccatttgcacaacagcatgtgaaatttattgtcaatcagtgttgcttcctaagtggacagtttgatttcacagaagtgtgattgacttggagttacattgtgttgtttaagtgttccctttatttttttgagcagtgtaggtTGTCACGTTAACCATTTGCTCTTATCTCAAGGATATAACCTACTAGTGTCTTCCTGTCCCTCTCATGCCTTTACAGACCTACATTGAGTCGATGGGCGAAGAACAGTGAGGACAAAAGGGAGGCAAAGGAAAAACCTGTTCAAAACCCCAAGAGAAGGAAGATGACGAAAAAGAAACCTGCTCAATCGCCTCCAGTAGTAAACGCAACTGGCGCGCACCGTTCAGACATGGAGACTTCTCAAGTAAGTAAGGTAAACACTGAACCCGTTCAAACGTCTCAAGTAGAAAACACACACGTGGAACCCGTTCAACTCAACGATACAAACAAGAAACCTGCTCATATAAGTGAGACAAATGTACAACTTGCTCAAATGTCTGTAATGAGCGAGACAAACATGGAACAAATTAAAATGCCCAAAAGAGGCAGGCCAAGGAAGGAACTTGCTCAAATGTCTGTAATGAGCGAGACAAACATGGAACAAATGAAGATTCCTAAAAGAGGCAGGCCAAGGAAGGAACTTGCTCAAATGTCTCTAATGAGCGAGACAAACATGGAACAACATATAATGCCCAAAAGAGGCAGGCCAAGGAAGGAACTTGCTCAAGTAAGTGAAACAAACATAGAACACACTCAAACTCCACAAATAACCGACACACACTTGGAACCTGTTCACAAGCTCAGAAGTCCAAGGAAGAAACCTGTCCAAACGCCCCAGGTAACTGACACACAAAACAAACCCATTCAAGTAACCAATACAGACATTAAACTTGCTGAGACAAACAAAGAATCTGTTGTACAGGCCAAGAATGGGAGGCCAAAGAAGGGATTCGTTCAAATTCCACAATTAACCGACACTTGCATGGAACCCATTCCGGTAAGCGAGGTAAACGCGGACACCACTTTAATGCCCAGTAGCATGAGATCAAGGAAGAGACCCAGACGAGTTCCCCAAGTATCCGGCACAAACAAGGAACAAACTCAAATGCCCAAAATAACCAAAACCAACAAGGAATCCTTCAAAATGCTTCAGAAAATGGACACACACATGGCACCTGCTGTAACATCTAAAAGAGGGAGGACAAGGAAGGGACCAATTGAAATATCTCAAGAAACCGACTTGCACACAGAAGCCGGTCTAATGCCTCAAGCTGGTGAAATGAATCAGCAACGTATCGAAGGACGGGAAATAAATAAAGAACCCGCTGAACCCCAAAAACTCACTGGAAAGCCGAAAGTAAATCAGACAAAGAAAGTACCTGCAAAGACACCTGAAGAACTAGATCAAATGAAATTTATTACAAAGCGCAAAAGAGGCAGGCCAAGGAAAGAACTTGCTCAAGTAATCCACACAAGCAAGGAAACCCCTTTAATGCATAAAATAAGCAAAACAGGCAAAGAACCTGCTCTTACCCGGGAAATAAAAATTATTGTCAATAGGATGGAAAGCTGTAGTGCTGCTGAAATGCCCCAAATACGTGAGATGAACAATGAACCTGTTCAAGTAAGTGTGGAAAACTTTGAACCTGTTCAAAGACTGAGTGGGAGGTCAATGGAGGGACTCGTTCAAATGCCCCAATTAAGCTGCACGGACATGGAACCTGGTAAGTTAGGCAGGACCATCATTGAAACTACTTCAACGGCAGAAAGTACTGACAAAGAATCCGTTCAAAGGCCTCAAGCAAACGAAACAAATGCAGAACTTGCTCAAACGTCTCAGATAATGGAAACGATAAAGGAACACGTTCAAGTAACCAACACAGACAAGGAAACCGCTTCCGTGCCCAGAAGAAGCTGCACAGACACGGAACTTGCTAAAAGGTACAAAATGAGTGACTTTCAGACCCGGGTAATAAGAATAGTTGACACTAGGATGAGGGCAAACAAAGAATCTGTTTCAATGCCTCATGTACACGACACAAACCAGGACCCTGAACCTGCTGCAACACCTGAAATAAGCGACACAAACAATCAATCCACGCGAGTGATCAGAATAGTTGTTAACAGGAGGATACCGGCAGACATATGTAGTCACACCCGGAAAAGCCTGGAGTGTCTGGCTGAGGTAGCGGCCAAATGTGCTCCATTAGATGTTCAATCTGCCGAAGAGGATGGATAGATAGGTAGACGCATGTTACTTATCATTATAACAAACTTCACAACATGACGTCTCAGAAAGAAAAACATTTCTAATAGGGTATAACCCTAACCTGAGGGGTGGGGAATAGTCTGCAATCAAATGTCTTCTTCTGTTTTCGTTTTACTGTAATTGAACATACCAGGCCTTTGTTTTAGCAATTGTCTTCTCCACCTTGTTCACTTGATATGTACATAATCCCAGCAACAGTCTTTTGTGTTTTTGTCATTGTGTCCACTGTGGATTTAGTGTATTTGTTAATCTTATCCCATTTTGTATTTAGTTGTTCTGGTTGTACTTCTGTGTTTGTTGACAATGTAATAAAATGTTGTGTTTTGTACTAAGGGAATTACTGCAGTCTTAGTATCCATGCTAATTTCAGGGTATTTGTTTTCGTTACACTTACAAATGTTATTTGACTAAAAGCAAAGACTAAACCAAAACAGATTTGCCCACTAATCTTTAAATTGGTAGGAAACAACCACAGTGTTTATCTTGACTCAAGGCTTTTCCTTTCATACTGTTTTTGATGTATACATTCTTGCAATAATATCCTGTGATAATTTTGTGTATATTACTGTTGTCTCATGTAAAAACGAAGCTCACAGAATAAACAGTACAATTGTATACATGGATACCAATGCTTCATAATAAAACATATTTGAAACTAGAAAAACAACCACAGTGAGATTCAAGCCTCAGGCATCAACAACATTAGAACCAGTGACCTGGTCCCTACCTCTGTAGCTAGTCCACGGCGCCATCAGGGGTAGGGACAACCTTTGTTTTTTCACATATTTGAAGCTGTTCTATCGGTTAGTCTTTTCGAATTTTGTTAGATTAGAAAAGTGAAGTGTATATTGGGTAAGGTTGGAGAACAAAAGTTGAAATCCAGAAGgtaaatgttgaacttttgttgcacacatccagatgatgctgcgtaccattTTGGACAATGACGCTGTACGTGTGATCTAGGCCTAAAAGCCTTCTAATATTTGACTCAGACCCTCGATCACACCTACAGCATCATCAATCAATCcagtgtatttataaagccctttttacattggCCAATGTCACAAattgctatacagaaacccagcctaaaactccaaacagcaagcactgtggctaggaaaaactccctagaaaggcaggaacctaggaagaaacctagagaggaaccaggctctgaggggtggccagtcctcttctggctgtgccggttggagagtataacagaacatggccaagatgttcaaacgtttatagatgaccagtagggtcaaataataataattacagtggttgtcgagggtgcaattggtcagcacctcgggagtaaatgtcagttggcttttcatagccgataattcaGCTtttgagacagcaggtgcggtagagagagagagtcgaaaacagcaggtccgggacaaggtagaacatccggtaaacaggtcagggttccatagccgcaggcagaacagttgaaactggagcagcagcacgaccaggtggactggggacagcaaaggGTCATctggccaggtagtcctgaggcatggtcctagggctcagatcctcagagagaagagagcgaatTAGAGGgaccatacttaaattcacacaggacaccggataagacaggagaaatactccagatataacagactgaccctagctcccTGACACATTagctattgcagcataaatactggaggctgagacaggaggggtcgggagacactgtggccccgtccgacgatacccccggacagaaccaaccaggcaggatgtaaccccacccactttgccaaggcacagcccccacaccactgaagggatatcaacagaccaccaacttactattctgaaacaaggccgagtatagctcacgaagatctcccccatggCACGAACCCGGGggtggcgccaacccagacaggaagatcacatcagtgactcaacccgttcaagtgacgcacccctcgtagggacggcatggaagagcaccagtaagccagtgactcagcccccataatagggttagaggcagagaattccagtggagagaggggaaccggccaggcagagactctcacatggataggcagaccattccattaaaattgagctctataggagaaagccctgcctccagctgtttgtttagaaattctaggggcaataaggaggcctgcgtcttgtgaccgtagcgtatgtgtaagtatgtacagcaggaccaaatcgggaaagataggtaggagcaagcccatgtaatgctttgtaggttagcagtaaaaccttgaaatctcttgttcagatattggtaagtggactggaggcagggcatgaaagggataatgaatccagttgtttgtgtcatccgtttcgggaaagtacctgcataattgcGTACCAAACTCACTCgtgcttcactatatcacatttgacattgtccttaAGCTTgcgttaatttgcacacaaaaaatcatacaatgatggaaagacctgtgtgttgtccatgttaatgcagacagaaagagctccaacttcttaatcatagcctaaattttgtcccgcacatttaatatagttgcggagagtccctgtaattcagatcattcaggcaagaaaaaacatcacccagataggccagtcgtgtgagaaactcgtcatcacgCAAGGGGCCAGACAAgtgaaaactttaagctcgtctctcaattaaaaaaaaaaaaaactgtcaatACTtctccccttgataaccagcgcacttctgtatgatgtaaaagcgttacatggtcgctgcccatatcattgcatagtgcagaaaatacatgagttcaggggccttgctttaacaaagttaaccattttcactgtagtgtccaaaacgtctttcaagctgtcaggcattcccttggcagcaagagcctctccgtggttgctgcagtgtacccaaagtggcgtcgggagcaactgcttgcacgtgcgctaccactccactatgtctccctgtcatggcttttgcgccatcagtacagataccaacatgagcagcagctacatttGCCTACATACGGACTGTTAGTGGAATTCACgttgagagagtaacggttaatgtgattggatgttcattatttgactaggctacctgtatttgacattgtattgttatttcactgaacactagatggtttaattttatttttggcagtgaaacgaggctacacAGGCGAGAGAGAAacaactcacccaaatgtatagccccgttggaaaatatttaatggactgtttgaaaatgtgaatcacatttttatttggcgtaccctcgACAGCATTGGGAGTAAGCGTACCCCAGTTGAGAATACCTCATctaggttaaattgagttcctcagctAGGTAgttaggtggagggagtctggaagggcatctaggaatctttgggttgtccgagaatatatagcacggcttttgatgatccttggttggggtctgagcagattatttgttgccattgcaaacgtaataaaatggtggtccgatagtcc
This genomic stretch from Salvelinus fontinalis isolate EN_2023a chromosome 41, ASM2944872v1, whole genome shotgun sequence harbors:
- the LOC129840404 gene encoding uncharacterized protein LOC129840404 isoform X1; the protein is MSQSETCCICGVRFVRGPKGYNRRKVTTLTSPKTFQLVFDITPDDSSFLCWVCLGVLRRKTKQDGKLWTWSDLPTNVGRPRKPSAKIPSSSTTLSNQTPIRSNPSSLSIEECIASKKNKRRPVRQWDGEKWTTMTSRSPESHSTTIRRPQTPIAPTTHSLTPSKQVNSSTLSSHTSNQNSSLFSFGEQTTKRHPKAPQSTTHSTLLSPFPVDEGIRPKKKKLPFSKTKQSYGFGPHAKALHYMHSHQHLKAFRSLMKTKAREAMTLFLAEVIAQESKVLMNDQRGPLRQPLTEASVSGFSWDAVLAWGEEKAPMTLACLRAMFPKPNTIRTRVMMGARKTKRPRTEEDAGDVVSQRAGLILAIVLYTSMQKCNFIQASLGVEFWKQGCPLSVFKALSALGVCPSAASTRRHAERLTTGFDPPQQDRTEGVEEEPGDSFCRSEDESLTLSCSEEYPSSSPTQSLNWFSDQSHSRDGSWSDQSSRPDSRSDDHQGPTQRPDSREYQNLIKEHGYHKVQKPTLSRWAKNSEDKREAKEKPVQNPKRRKMTKKKPAQSPPVVNATGAHRSDMETSQVSKVNTEPVQTSQVENTHVEPVQLNDTNKKPAHISETNVQLAQMSVMSETNMEQIKMPKRGRPRKELAQMSVMSETNMEQMKIPKRGRPRKELAQMSLMSETNMEQHIMPKRGRPRKELAQVSETNIEHTQTPQITDTHLEPVHKLRSPRKKPVQTPQVTDTQNKPIQVTNTDIKLAETNKESVVQAKNGRPKKGFVQIPQLTDTCMEPIPVSEVNADTTLMPSSMRSRKRPRRVPQVSGTNKEQTQMPKITKTNKESFKMLQKMDTHMAPAVTSKRGRTRKGPIEISQETDLHTEAGLMPQAGEMNQQRIEGREINKEPAEPQKLTGKPKVNQTKKVPAKTPEELDQMKFITKRKRGRPRKELAQVIHTSKETPLMHKISKTGKEPALTREIKIIVNRMESCSAAEMPQIREMNNEPVQVSVENFEPVQRLSGRSMEGLVQMPQLSCTDMEPGKLGRTIIETTSTAESTDKESVQRPQANETNAELAQTSQIMETIKEHVQVTNTDKETASVPRRSCTDTELAKRYKMSDFQTRVIRIVDTRMRANKESVSMPHVHDTNQDPEPAATPEISDTNNQSTRVIRIVVNRRIPADICSHTRKSLECLAEVAAKCAPLDVQSAEEDG
- the LOC129840404 gene encoding uncharacterized protein LOC129840404 isoform X2; the encoded protein is MSQSETCCICGVRFVRGPKGYNRRKVTTLTSPKTFQLVFDITPDDSSFLCWVCLGVLRRKTKQDGKLWTWSDLPTNVGRPRKPSAKIPSSSTTLSNQTPIRSNPSSLSIEECIASKKNKRRPVRQWDGEKWTTMTSRSPESHSTTIRRPQTPIAPTTHSLTPSKQVNSSTLSSHTSNQNSSLFSFGEQTTKRHPKAPQSTTHSTLLSPFPVDEGIRPKKKKLPFSKTKQSYGFGPHAKALHYMHSHQHLKAFRSLMKTKAREAMTLFLAEVIAQESKVLMNDQRGPLRQPLTEASVSGFSWDAVLAWGEEKAPMTLACLRAMFPKPNTIRTRVMMGARKTKRPRTEEDAGDVVSQRAGLILAIVLYTSMQKCNFIQASLGVEFWKQGCPLSVFKALSALGVCPSAASTRRHAERLTTGFDPPQQDRTEGVEEEPGDSFCRSEDESLTLSCSEEYPSSSPTQSLNWFSDQSHSRDGSDDHQGPTQRPDSREYQNLIKEHGYHKVQKPTLSRWAKNSEDKREAKEKPVQNPKRRKMTKKKPAQSPPVVNATGAHRSDMETSQVSKVNTEPVQTSQVENTHVEPVQLNDTNKKPAHISETNVQLAQMSVMSETNMEQIKMPKRGRPRKELAQMSVMSETNMEQMKIPKRGRPRKELAQMSLMSETNMEQHIMPKRGRPRKELAQVSETNIEHTQTPQITDTHLEPVHKLRSPRKKPVQTPQVTDTQNKPIQVTNTDIKLAETNKESVVQAKNGRPKKGFVQIPQLTDTCMEPIPVSEVNADTTLMPSSMRSRKRPRRVPQVSGTNKEQTQMPKITKTNKESFKMLQKMDTHMAPAVTSKRGRTRKGPIEISQETDLHTEAGLMPQAGEMNQQRIEGREINKEPAEPQKLTGKPKVNQTKKVPAKTPEELDQMKFITKRKRGRPRKELAQVIHTSKETPLMHKISKTGKEPALTREIKIIVNRMESCSAAEMPQIREMNNEPVQVSVENFEPVQRLSGRSMEGLVQMPQLSCTDMEPGKLGRTIIETTSTAESTDKESVQRPQANETNAELAQTSQIMETIKEHVQVTNTDKETASVPRRSCTDTELAKRYKMSDFQTRVIRIVDTRMRANKESVSMPHVHDTNQDPEPAATPEISDTNNQSTRVIRIVVNRRIPADICSHTRKSLECLAEVAAKCAPLDVQSAEEDG